In the Ipomoea triloba cultivar NCNSP0323 chromosome 6, ASM357664v1 genome, one interval contains:
- the LOC116021530 gene encoding glycosyltransferase BC10-like isoform X1: MQLKVGLMEEGKDPPGVSSRGGQVRVLPQRLVHLLALFLFLCLAFSVVSIYMIKHYGIHNVVMAPLKPSLESCIGEEPSDLKHWIRPPSNLMHTMTDKQLLWRASLMPRVKKYPFKRVPKIAFMFLTKGPLPLAPLWERFFKGHEGKFSIYIHSSPSYKADFPPKSPFYKRQIPSQVAEWGRMSICDAERRLLANAMLDISNEWFVLLSESCIPLYNFSFIYQYIKKSKYSFIGAFDDPGPFGRARYNRNMAPEVNITDWRKGSQWFEINRNLALHIVEDTVFYPKFANFCRPACYVDEHYFPTMLTIRAANDLANRSLTWVDWSRGGAHPATFGKSDITENLMKRMVDGRSCLYNDRNTSVCYLFARKFAPSALESLFFLAPKFLGF, encoded by the exons ATGCAATTGAAAGTTGGATTAATGGAGGAAGGTAAAGATCCACCAGGTGTAAGCAGCAGGGGAGGCCAAGTTAGGGTTTTGCCACAGAGGCTAGTACATTTACTGGCGCTGTTTTTATTTCTCTGTTTAGCTTTTTCTGTGGTGAGTATTTATATGATCAAGCATTATGGCATCCATAATGTAGTGATGGCTCCTTTGAAGCCTAGTTTAGAGTCCTGTATTGGAGAAGAGCCAAGTGATCTGAAGCATTGGATTAGGCCTCCTTCCAATTTGATGCACACAATGACTGATAAACAGTTGCTTTGGAGGGCATCTTTGATGCCAAGGGTGAAAAAGTATCCATTCAAGAGGGTTCCTAAGATTGCATTTATGTTCTTGACTAAAGGGCCATTGCCATTAGCTCCACTGTGGGAAAGGTTCTTCAAAGGTCATGAGGGGAAGTTTTCTATTTACATTCATTCATCGCCATCCTATAAAGCTGATTTCCCACCCAAATCTCCCTTCTACAAGAGGCAGATACCCAGTCAG GTGGCAGAATGGGGAAGGATGAGCATATGTGATGCTGAGAGAAGACTTCTTGCCAATGCGATGCTCGATATCTCGAACGAGTGGTTTGTTCTGCTTTCTGAATCGTGCATTCCTCTCTACAATTTCAGCTTCATTTACCAGTACattaagaaatcaaaatatAGCTTCATTGGTGCATTCGATGACCCGGGTCCATTTGGAAGAGCTCGCTACAACCGGAACATGGCGCCCGAGGTAAACATCACCGACTGGAGGAAAGGTTCACAGTGGTTTGAGATTAACAGAAATCTCGCGCTACATATAGTAGAAGACACCGTATTCTACCCCAAGTTCGCCAACTTCTGCAGACCAGCGTGTTACGTGGATGAGCATTATTTCCCAACCATGCTAACAATTCGAGCAGCAAATGACTTGGCAAACAGAAGTCTTACATGGGTCGATTGGTCGAGAGGCGGAGCCCATCCTGCAACTTTTGGAAAATCGGACATTACAGAGAACTTGATGAAGAGGATGGTGGATGGCCGTAGCTGCTTATATAACGACAGAAATACGTCGGTTTGCTATCTTTTTGCCAGAAAATTTGCTCCAAGTGCCTTGGAATCTCTCTTCTTTTTAGCTCCTAAATTCTTGGGGTTTTGA
- the LOC116021530 gene encoding glycosyltransferase BC10-like isoform X2, with protein sequence MAPLKPSLESCIGEEPSDLKHWIRPPSNLMHTMTDKQLLWRASLMPRVKKYPFKRVPKIAFMFLTKGPLPLAPLWERFFKGHEGKFSIYIHSSPSYKADFPPKSPFYKRQIPSQVAEWGRMSICDAERRLLANAMLDISNEWFVLLSESCIPLYNFSFIYQYIKKSKYSFIGAFDDPGPFGRARYNRNMAPEVNITDWRKGSQWFEINRNLALHIVEDTVFYPKFANFCRPACYVDEHYFPTMLTIRAANDLANRSLTWVDWSRGGAHPATFGKSDITENLMKRMVDGRSCLYNDRNTSVCYLFARKFAPSALESLFFLAPKFLGF encoded by the exons ATGGCTCCTTTGAAGCCTAGTTTAGAGTCCTGTATTGGAGAAGAGCCAAGTGATCTGAAGCATTGGATTAGGCCTCCTTCCAATTTGATGCACACAATGACTGATAAACAGTTGCTTTGGAGGGCATCTTTGATGCCAAGGGTGAAAAAGTATCCATTCAAGAGGGTTCCTAAGATTGCATTTATGTTCTTGACTAAAGGGCCATTGCCATTAGCTCCACTGTGGGAAAGGTTCTTCAAAGGTCATGAGGGGAAGTTTTCTATTTACATTCATTCATCGCCATCCTATAAAGCTGATTTCCCACCCAAATCTCCCTTCTACAAGAGGCAGATACCCAGTCAG GTGGCAGAATGGGGAAGGATGAGCATATGTGATGCTGAGAGAAGACTTCTTGCCAATGCGATGCTCGATATCTCGAACGAGTGGTTTGTTCTGCTTTCTGAATCGTGCATTCCTCTCTACAATTTCAGCTTCATTTACCAGTACattaagaaatcaaaatatAGCTTCATTGGTGCATTCGATGACCCGGGTCCATTTGGAAGAGCTCGCTACAACCGGAACATGGCGCCCGAGGTAAACATCACCGACTGGAGGAAAGGTTCACAGTGGTTTGAGATTAACAGAAATCTCGCGCTACATATAGTAGAAGACACCGTATTCTACCCCAAGTTCGCCAACTTCTGCAGACCAGCGTGTTACGTGGATGAGCATTATTTCCCAACCATGCTAACAATTCGAGCAGCAAATGACTTGGCAAACAGAAGTCTTACATGGGTCGATTGGTCGAGAGGCGGAGCCCATCCTGCAACTTTTGGAAAATCGGACATTACAGAGAACTTGATGAAGAGGATGGTGGATGGCCGTAGCTGCTTATATAACGACAGAAATACGTCGGTTTGCTATCTTTTTGCCAGAAAATTTGCTCCAAGTGCCTTGGAATCTCTCTTCTTTTTAGCTCCTAAATTCTTGGGGTTTTGA
- the LOC116023475 gene encoding uncharacterized protein LOC116023475, whose translation MGARHVKICTDSALVIGQVTGTFEAKGARLVHYRDYSLSIMGSFDSCVAENANMLSRLSHKTLEYISKVAQIEEVSAACIDVAPLAPVSEEGEDWISDLRVYIETRVLLEDEARARKAKLCAPRFQVEPLATITSYQCARFLWRNVVSRFGVPVQVVTDNRRQFEGEYFQNSLATIGTKSVRALVAYPQGNGQVENANQTILEGLKKKLHSAGRNWADELPYILWSYRTTPRKATKETPFALVYGAEAWFPVEAWIPTS comes from the exons ATGGGAGCCCGCCACGTCAAGATTTGTACTGATTCTGCCTTGGTGATCGGCCAAGTGACGGGAACCTTCGAGGCTAAGGGTGCTCGGTTGGTTCATTACCGGGATTACTCCCTCTCGATCATGGGATCCTTCGACTCGTGTGTCGCTGAAAATGCGAATATGCTATCTCGATTATCTCACAAAACTCTCGAGTACATTTCAAAAGTTGCCCAGATAGAAGAGGTCTCAGCAGCTTGCATTGACGTCGCCCCCTTAGCCCCGGTAAGCGAGGAAGGTGAAGACTGGATATCCGACCTGAGGGTTTATATTGAAACTAGGGTCTTACTCGAGGATGAAGCAAGAGCTCGGAAAGCTAAGTTGTGCGCTCCTCGATTTCAA GTCGAGCCGCTCGCTACAATCACGTCCTATCAGTGCGCCCGTTTTCTATGGAGGAATGTCGTCTCCCGGTTTGGAGTTCCAGTGCAGGTGGTCACGGATAACAGGAGACAGTTTGAGGGGGAATACTTTCAGAATTCTTTGGCAACCATCGGTACAAAATCTGTCCGGGCGTTAGTGGCGTACCCTCAAGGCAACGGCCAGGTTGAAAACGCTAATCAGACCATCTTGGAAGGGCTAAAGAAGAAACTACATTCCGCCGGACGCAACTGGGCCGATGAACTTCCTTACATCCTATGGTCGTACCGGACGACCCCGCGTAAAGCTACCAAGGAAACGCCTTTCGCGTTAGTTTATGGAGCCGAAGCCTGGTTTCCCGTAGAGGCGTGGATCCCGACCTCCTAG
- the LOC116023474 gene encoding secreted RxLR effector protein 161-like, protein MGEASYVIGIKIYRDRSQCILGLSHETYINKVLERFRMKDCSPSPVPIVRGDKFSLDQCPKNDFEIESMKNIPYDSVVGCLGYVQVCTRSDIAFAVGMLGRYQSDPGLDFWRPAKKVLRYLKGTKDYKLVFRKMNTLDIVGYSNADFAGCVDSRKSTSGNIFIMVYCDNSAAVFLAKNNKSGSQSKHIDTKYLAIRERVKDAKVVIEHISTELIMITDLLTKGMPPFKFRDFVEKMRLTPTL, encoded by the exons atgggtgaggCATCTTATGTTATAGGCATAAAGATCTATAGGGATAGATCTCAATGCATTCTGGGACTATCGCATGAAACCTATatcaacaaagtcttagaaagatttcGGATGAAGGATTGTTCACCGAGTCCAGTTCCTATCGTGAGAGGTGATAAATTCAGTTTGGACCAGTGcccaaagaatgattttgaaattgAATCCATGAAGAATATTCCTTATGATTCGGTTGTCGGTTGTCTCGGATATGTTCAAGTCTGTACTAGGTCGGACATCGCCTTTGCTGTTGGAATGCTGGGACGATATCAAAGTGATCCGGGTTTAGATTTCTGGAGACCTGCAAAGAAGGTTTTGAGGTACCTCAAAGGTACCAAGGATTATAAGCTTGTGTTCAGGAAGATGAACACTTTGGACATTGTTGGGTACTCTAACGCGGACTTTGCTGGTTGCGTTGATTCTCGGAAATCAACTTCGGGAAACATTTTCATTATG gtttattgtgacaactcagctgcGGTCTTCCTGGCTAAGAACAATAAGAGTGGGAGTCAAAGCAAGCATATCGACACCAAGTACTTAGCCATCAGGGAACGTGTTAAGGATGCGAAAGTGGTCATTGAGCATATAAGCACTGAGTTGATAATGATTACTGATCTCCTGACTAAAGGAATGCCACCATTCAAGTTTAgggattttgttgagaaaatgagGCTTACGCCCactttgtaa